The following proteins are encoded in a genomic region of Alistipes shahii WAL 8301:
- a CDS encoding sugar phosphate isomerase/epimerase family protein, which translates to MKLYRTGLLLLAVLCTIPVFAGQPPRLKVGSSSGIFGPVTNWTYETFAEAKRAGIDAIEISASTLFLNKEMTDDRQIEARCRQLKRDLKRAGIEIWSVHMPFGREIDLSQTDEAVRQRSVELHRRVLRFCKILSPRIVLFHPSWYLGHGERDARIAQLVRSVGELLPDAKKIGARVVIENMLGYELVKDGNYERPLGRTVEEVLHIMSLVPREVDAAVDTNHIDNPELLISALGRRVRTIHVSDGDGRNECHELPGQGRGDNDWTAILKALYEDAHYRGVFMYEVKKAEFPQLKACYDRLYEQYVQSKQ; encoded by the coding sequence ATGAAACTTTACAGAACCGGACTGCTGCTGCTTGCAGTCCTATGCACAATCCCGGTGTTTGCCGGGCAGCCGCCGCGGCTGAAGGTGGGTTCCTCGTCCGGGATTTTCGGCCCGGTGACGAACTGGACCTACGAAACCTTCGCCGAGGCGAAGAGGGCAGGCATCGACGCCATCGAGATCAGCGCGTCGACGTTGTTCCTGAACAAGGAGATGACCGACGATCGGCAGATCGAGGCGCGCTGCCGTCAGCTGAAGCGCGACCTCAAGCGCGCCGGAATCGAAATCTGGTCGGTGCACATGCCTTTCGGCCGCGAGATCGACCTCTCGCAGACGGACGAGGCCGTGCGGCAGCGGAGTGTCGAACTGCACCGCCGCGTGCTGCGCTTCTGCAAGATCCTGTCGCCGCGGATCGTGCTGTTCCACCCGAGCTGGTATCTCGGGCACGGGGAGCGCGACGCGCGGATCGCGCAGCTGGTGCGCTCGGTCGGGGAGCTGCTTCCCGATGCGAAGAAGATCGGCGCCCGGGTGGTGATCGAGAACATGCTGGGCTACGAACTGGTCAAGGACGGGAACTACGAACGCCCGCTGGGCCGTACGGTCGAAGAGGTGCTGCACATCATGTCGCTCGTGCCCCGGGAGGTGGACGCTGCGGTCGACACCAACCACATCGACAATCCCGAACTGCTGATCAGTGCGCTCGGACGCCGGGTGAGGACGATTCACGTCAGCGACGGCGACGGCCGCAACGAGTGTCACGAACTGCCGGGCCAGGGCCGGGGCGACAACGACTGGACGGCGATCCTGAAGGCCCTGTACGAGGATGCGCACTACCGGGGCGTCTTCATGTACGAGGTGAAGAAGGCGGAGTTCCCGCAGTTGAAGGCTTGTTACGACCGGTTGTACGAACAGTACGTGCAGTCGAAGCAATAA
- a CDS encoding DUF1573 domain-containing protein, whose amino-acid sequence MIPNRVIFLILLTLCALTASAQEHLSFRPDTWDFGTIRETDGRVSHTFTGVNRGDSPLVILDVVTTCGCTVPDFSKKPILPGEKTQITVTYDPANRPGSFTKELWVYSSEKRKIATLTVQGSVIPRQKTVEELYPVDAGGGLRLASTLNAFSYIYPGRQVQAAIGYANTSKRPVRLELRPETTSGALRTDYPKQIAPGERGEINFAYLIPADKPRYGTVRDALEVLINGRSNGTTLVTHGIGVDPQPADATQNAPKADFSENILKFGPVKHAGPVRKKHFTLSNAGGAELIVRAVEGEGHVATTLAPGQKIAPGDSLRCEILLDPRTQDYGIVTEHLVVVTNDPVRPMRRIRVTAIIEE is encoded by the coding sequence ATGATCCCGAATCGCGTTATTTTCCTTATTCTCTTGACACTATGCGCCTTAACGGCCTCGGCGCAGGAACATCTGTCTTTTCGGCCCGATACGTGGGACTTCGGCACGATCCGCGAAACCGACGGCCGCGTCAGCCACACGTTCACGGGTGTCAACCGCGGCGACAGCCCTCTGGTGATCCTCGACGTGGTGACCACCTGCGGCTGCACGGTCCCCGATTTCTCGAAGAAACCGATCCTTCCGGGCGAAAAGACGCAGATCACCGTCACCTACGACCCCGCCAACCGCCCCGGCTCATTCACCAAGGAGCTGTGGGTCTACTCTTCGGAGAAGCGGAAGATCGCCACGCTCACCGTGCAGGGGAGCGTCATCCCGCGGCAGAAAACCGTCGAGGAGCTATACCCCGTCGATGCCGGCGGAGGGCTGCGGCTGGCCTCGACGCTCAACGCCTTCTCCTATATTTATCCGGGGCGGCAGGTGCAGGCGGCGATCGGCTACGCGAACACCTCGAAACGCCCGGTCCGCCTCGAACTGCGGCCCGAAACCACGAGCGGAGCGCTTCGGACCGACTATCCGAAACAGATCGCGCCGGGCGAACGGGGCGAAATCAACTTCGCCTACCTCATCCCCGCCGACAAACCCCGCTATGGGACCGTGCGCGACGCGCTGGAGGTCCTGATCAACGGACGGAGCAACGGCACGACGCTCGTCACCCACGGCATCGGCGTCGACCCGCAGCCCGCGGATGCAACACAAAACGCCCCGAAAGCCGATTTTTCGGAAAATATCCTTAAATTTGGACCGGTCAAACATGCGGGACCAGTCCGGAAAAAGCACTTTACGCTTTCGAACGCGGGCGGCGCGGAGCTGATCGTGCGGGCCGTCGAAGGCGAGGGACACGTGGCCACGACACTCGCCCCGGGGCAGAAAATCGCCCCCGGAGATTCGCTACGCTGCGAAATTCTGCTCGATCCCCGGACGCAGGACTACGGCATCGTGACCGAACACCTCGTGGTGGTGACCAACGACCCCGTGCGGCCCATGCGGCGCATCCGGGTGACGGCAATCATCGAAGAGTGA
- the gltA gene encoding NADPH-dependent glutamate synthase has protein sequence MANKIPRVPVREQDPAIRATNFEEVCYGYDLEEATLEASRCLRCKNPRCVAACPVGIRIPDFIAALHEGRLQEAADIISEDSSLPSICGRVCPQESQCEGSCILGIKSEPVAVGKLERFVGDWKLEHGAPVQPAAVRNGRKVAVIGSGPAGLACASDLARMGYEVKIFEALHKVGGVLVYGIPEFRLPKERIVAREIAQVERLGVGIETDVIVGRTVTIDSLLDDEGYDAVFIGSGAGLPRFMGIPGENLNGVVSANEFLTRANLMHAYDKAYDTPIYVGQRVVVVGGGNVAMDAVRTAKRLGAEATIVYRRSEKELPARVEEVHHAKEEGIRFRMLTNPTAVLGDEKGWVTGLRCVEMELGEPDESGRRSPVVKEGSEFEIECDVVIMALGTSPNPLLAATTAGLETTRRGCITADERGATTRPGVFAGGDAVTGAATVILAMGAGRTAAKAIDEYVKSRANGTH, from the coding sequence ATGGCAAACAAAATACCCCGCGTGCCGGTGCGCGAACAGGACCCGGCGATCCGTGCGACCAATTTCGAGGAGGTCTGCTACGGCTACGACCTCGAAGAGGCCACACTCGAAGCTTCGCGCTGCCTGCGCTGCAAGAATCCCCGCTGCGTGGCGGCCTGCCCCGTAGGCATCCGCATCCCCGACTTCATCGCCGCCCTGCACGAAGGGCGGTTGCAGGAGGCAGCCGACATCATCTCCGAGGACAGTTCGCTGCCGTCGATCTGCGGCCGCGTCTGCCCGCAGGAGAGCCAGTGCGAAGGCTCGTGCATCCTGGGCATCAAGAGCGAACCGGTCGCCGTGGGCAAGCTCGAACGCTTCGTCGGCGACTGGAAACTCGAACACGGCGCCCCCGTGCAGCCCGCCGCCGTGCGCAACGGCCGCAAGGTCGCCGTCATCGGCAGCGGCCCGGCCGGGCTGGCCTGCGCCAGCGACCTGGCCCGCATGGGCTACGAAGTGAAGATTTTCGAGGCGCTGCACAAGGTGGGCGGCGTGCTGGTTTACGGCATTCCCGAATTCCGCCTCCCGAAGGAGCGGATCGTGGCGCGCGAGATCGCCCAGGTCGAACGGCTGGGCGTCGGGATCGAGACCGACGTGATCGTGGGCCGCACCGTGACGATCGACTCGCTGCTGGACGACGAAGGCTATGACGCCGTATTCATCGGCTCGGGCGCCGGGCTGCCCCGCTTCATGGGCATCCCGGGCGAGAACCTCAACGGCGTGGTTTCGGCCAACGAGTTCCTCACGCGGGCCAACCTGATGCATGCCTACGACAAGGCGTACGACACCCCGATCTACGTCGGACAGCGCGTCGTGGTCGTAGGCGGCGGCAACGTGGCGATGGACGCCGTGCGCACGGCCAAACGGCTGGGTGCAGAGGCCACGATCGTCTACCGCCGTTCGGAAAAAGAGCTTCCGGCGCGCGTCGAGGAGGTCCACCACGCCAAGGAGGAGGGCATCCGCTTCCGCATGCTGACCAACCCCACCGCAGTCCTCGGCGACGAAAAAGGCTGGGTGACGGGCCTGCGGTGCGTGGAGATGGAGCTGGGCGAACCCGACGAAAGCGGCCGCCGCTCGCCGGTGGTAAAGGAGGGCTCGGAGTTCGAAATCGAATGCGACGTGGTGATCATGGCGCTGGGAACCTCGCCCAATCCGCTGCTGGCCGCCACGACCGCCGGTCTGGAAACCACCCGCCGCGGCTGCATCACGGCCGACGAGCGCGGCGCGACGACCCGTCCGGGCGTCTTCGCAGGCGGCGACGCCGTGACGGGCGCCGCGACGGTCATCCTGGCCATGGGAGCGGGACGCACCGCGGCCAAAGCCATCGACGAATATGTAAAATCACGTGCAAACGGCACACATTAA
- a CDS encoding sulfide/dihydroorotate dehydrogenase-like FAD/NAD-binding protein, whose protein sequence is MYPILEKRLLAEGIWLMKVLAPRVARSAQPGQFVIVRADEHGERIPLTISDFDAAEGSVTIVTQAIGASTRKICALNEGDALADFAGPLGHPSEFVKMPVEELRKRRYLFVAGGVGTAPVYPQVKWLREHGVKADVIIGAKTRDMLIYTDAMRAVAEHLHIATDDGSEGFKGLVTALIGELIEKEGRHYDECVAIGPMIMMKFVALTTKKYALKTTVSLNALMVDGTGMCGACRVTVGGRTRFTCVDGPEFDAHEVDFDEAMRRQGMYRTQEQRAAAIEAEREAGHVCKIGLDK, encoded by the coding sequence ATGTACCCCATTCTTGAAAAAAGACTCCTCGCAGAGGGCATCTGGCTGATGAAGGTCCTCGCACCGCGCGTGGCCCGCTCGGCGCAGCCCGGACAATTCGTCATCGTGCGCGCCGACGAACACGGCGAGCGCATTCCGCTCACGATCTCCGATTTCGACGCTGCGGAGGGCAGCGTGACCATCGTCACGCAGGCCATCGGCGCCTCGACGCGCAAAATCTGCGCACTGAACGAGGGCGATGCCCTCGCCGACTTCGCAGGTCCGCTGGGCCACCCTTCGGAATTCGTCAAAATGCCCGTCGAAGAGCTGCGCAAACGCCGCTACCTCTTCGTGGCGGGCGGCGTGGGCACAGCCCCGGTCTACCCGCAGGTCAAATGGCTCCGGGAACACGGCGTGAAGGCCGACGTCATCATCGGCGCCAAGACACGCGACATGCTGATCTACACCGACGCCATGCGCGCCGTAGCCGAACACCTCCATATCGCCACCGACGACGGTTCGGAGGGTTTCAAGGGACTCGTGACGGCGCTGATCGGGGAACTGATCGAAAAAGAGGGCAGACACTACGACGAATGCGTGGCCATCGGCCCGATGATTATGATGAAGTTCGTGGCCCTCACCACGAAGAAGTACGCGCTGAAAACCACCGTGTCGCTCAATGCGCTGATGGTCGACGGCACGGGCATGTGCGGCGCCTGCCGCGTGACGGTCGGCGGCCGGACGCGCTTCACGTGCGTCGACGGCCCGGAGTTCGACGCCCACGAGGTCGATTTCGACGAGGCGATGCGCCGGCAGGGCATGTACCGCACCCAGGAGCAGCGCGCCGCGGCGATCGAGGCCGAGCGCGAGGCCGGACACGTATGTAAGATCGGATTGGACAAGTAG
- a CDS encoding phosphodiester glycosidase family protein, which produces MNKILTGALLLLFSSSAAAQTPRDSIAFATAQWRTADLGGGAECRYAQIDMFGSRQSISVATYPGRRFTTSIVHLDRRAESTSDLGKAAGAEIAVNGSYFNVKTFEPVTFVLLDRKIVGRTTPEEAFRTNGVIAFKDRKGRRMEIFPCDTTQYADVARRYRSALAAGPVLIDGGKVVEYTSGSSFYTRRHPRTLIGKRADGTVVMAVIDGRFKGQGDGATIAETAYIARQLGLTEALNLDGGGSSTLWTAQEGVLNHPYDNRRFDHEGERGVPNCIVVRR; this is translated from the coding sequence ATGAACAAAATTCTGACGGGAGCCTTGCTGCTCCTCTTTTCCTCCAGCGCCGCGGCGCAGACTCCCCGCGACTCGATTGCATTCGCCACCGCCCAATGGCGCACGGCCGATCTCGGCGGCGGCGCCGAATGCCGCTACGCCCAGATCGACATGTTCGGGTCGCGGCAGAGCATCTCCGTCGCCACCTACCCCGGACGCAGGTTCACCACCTCGATCGTCCACCTCGACCGCAGGGCCGAGTCCACGAGCGATCTGGGGAAGGCCGCCGGCGCGGAGATCGCCGTCAACGGCAGCTACTTCAACGTCAAAACCTTCGAACCGGTCACCTTCGTCCTGCTCGACAGGAAGATCGTGGGACGCACCACCCCCGAGGAGGCATTCCGCACCAACGGCGTCATCGCCTTCAAGGACCGCAAGGGCCGCCGGATGGAGATCTTCCCGTGCGACACGACGCAGTATGCCGACGTGGCGCGCCGCTACCGCTCAGCGCTGGCCGCAGGCCCGGTGCTGATCGACGGCGGCAAGGTGGTCGAATACACCTCCGGAAGCAGTTTCTACACGCGCCGCCATCCCCGGACGCTGATCGGCAAACGGGCCGACGGCACGGTGGTGATGGCCGTGATCGACGGGCGTTTCAAAGGCCAGGGCGACGGCGCGACCATCGCCGAAACAGCCTACATCGCACGCCAGTTAGGTCTTACCGAGGCGCTGAACCTCGACGGCGGCGGCTCCTCGACGCTCTGGACGGCGCAGGAAGGCGTCCTCAACCATCCCTACGACAACCGCCGCTTCGACCACGAGGGCGAGCGCGGGGTCCCCAACTGCATCGTGGTCCGCAGGTGA
- a CDS encoding lipocalin family protein, whose translation MNNIKSLIAALAFAGLTACADNSPKTFSGFITDASMNTVTVRALTDESTCTFATTAVDKSDANGLLLGAPVTVDYTGKLKDGAAATKIATDPTYAEAVGKWTMPDPIAPEGVMGVEIMVEGAARSINMATLVYTSWELQGEADKILLKGQSLGNGQTIDFTQTGMIAKTADGNYTLTIEGTGTVYTKARQ comes from the coding sequence ATGAACAACATCAAATCCCTGATCGCCGCACTGGCTTTCGCCGGCCTGACGGCCTGCGCCGACAACAGCCCCAAAACCTTCTCGGGATTCATCACCGACGCCTCGATGAACACCGTCACCGTCCGTGCACTGACCGACGAGAGCACCTGCACCTTCGCGACCACGGCCGTCGACAAGAGCGACGCCAACGGCCTGCTGCTCGGCGCCCCCGTCACCGTAGACTACACGGGCAAGCTGAAGGACGGCGCCGCCGCCACGAAGATTGCGACCGATCCCACCTACGCCGAAGCCGTCGGCAAATGGACGATGCCCGACCCGATTGCTCCCGAAGGCGTCATGGGCGTCGAGATCATGGTCGAAGGCGCAGCCAGGTCGATCAACATGGCGACGCTGGTCTACACCTCGTGGGAGCTTCAGGGCGAGGCGGACAAAATCCTGCTCAAGGGCCAGAGCCTCGGCAACGGCCAGACCATCGACTTCACCCAGACGGGCATGATCGCCAAAACGGCCGACGGGAACTACACCCTCACGATCGAGGGCACGGGCACGGTCTACACCAAGGCCAGGCAGTAA